In one Melopsittacus undulatus isolate bMelUnd1 chromosome 4, bMelUnd1.mat.Z, whole genome shotgun sequence genomic region, the following are encoded:
- the LOC101868974 gene encoding uncharacterized protein — translation MAEESPKRRKANFNEAETEVLIEQVLKHEQLLFAAGPGRASPGQKRKVWELIRHKVNPVAACPRDVEDLKKRWRDLKRRDRSKLCRLSQGCGPPAPTALGLLLAPEEMPPAAAPPARRHHHHHHHRAYGSLLPAEAVPIVGGIDTLELPGAVVGEMGFNDDPGPSHQSSLEKMNLKEEIVVKVVEPEESSEDMAVVPPSQEQLSFLGTSGGGSSGKVKAKTKGRSQADQNEISEEDLVQIQQTQMQVIQSGFDSVNHNLRLLQQGMQDLSNSLSIMAHTLVAIKNVYVKNNTGPTTYATTSTQTTAGYLSPGSPQVSPAEGRGRAQVAGSSSRSSSCSSSSMSQEPGPSEFPRPPLRTIKKEHPNGCYYFCFADM, via the exons ATGGCCGAGGAGTCGCCGAAGCGGCGCAAGGCGAATTTCAACGAGGCGGAGACGGAGGTGCTGATCGAGCAGGTGCTGAAGCACGAGCAGCTGCTGTTCGCGGCGGGGCCCGGTCGCGCCTCCCCGGGCCAGAAGCGGAAGGTGTGGGAGCTGATCCGGCACAAGGTGAACCCGGTGGCCGCTTGTCCCCGCGACGTGGAGGACCTGAAGAAGCGCTGGCGGGACCTGAAGCGCCGCGACCGCAGCAAGCTGTGCCGGCTGTCGCAGGGCTGCGGGCCGCCGGCCCCCACTGCCCTCGGCCTCCTCCTGGCCCCTGAGGAGATGCCGCCCGCCGccgcgccgcccgcccgccgtcaccaccaccaccaccaccaccgcgCCTACGGCTCCCTGCTGCCCGCCGAGGCCGTGCCCATCGTCGGTGGCATCGACACGCTGGAGCTGCCCGGCGCCGTCGTGGGGGAGATGG GGTTTAATGATGATCCTGGCCCATCTCATCAATCCAGTCTTGAGAAGATGAACCTCAAAGAAGAAATAGTAGTGAAGGTGGTAGAGCCAGAAGAAAGCTCTGAGGACATGGCAGTGGTTCCACCTAGCCAAGAACAGCTATCTTTTCTGGGGACATCAGGCGGTGGTTCCTCTGGGAAAgtaaaagccaaaacaaaaggcaggtCCCAGGCAGACCAAAATGAAATAAGTGAAGAGGACCTGGTGCAGATTCAACAGACCCAGATGCAGGTGATCCAGTCTGGTTTTGACAGTGTCAACCACAATCTTCGGCTGCTGCAGCAAGGCATGCAAGATCTGAGTAACAGCCTCAGCATCATGGCACATACGCTTGTTGCTATCAAAAACGTCTATGTGAAAAACAACACTGGCCCCACCACGTATGCCACCACGTCTACACAAACCACGGCTGGGTACCTGAGCCCAGGATCCCCCCAGGTCTCCCCTGCTGAGGGCAGAGGTAGAGCGCAAGtggctggaagcagcagcagaagcagcagctgcagctccagctccatgtCACAAGAACCAGGTCCTTCTGAGTTTCCCAGGCCCCCCCTGAGAACCATTAAGAAAGAACATCCAAATGGCTGCTACtacttctgctttgcagataTGTAA